A single Ammospiza caudacuta isolate bAmmCau1 chromosome 14, bAmmCau1.pri, whole genome shotgun sequence DNA region contains:
- the EDA2R gene encoding tumor necrosis factor receptor superfamily member 27: MACQESEYLDDQKKCVPCRKCMPGQELSKDCGDGSGGDAQCVACPPRKFKDRWGHHGCKPCLSCALINRVQKSNCTATADAVCGECLPGFYRKARISGQLEWECIPCTKQTPSSEPQCRSRTNLVKVAVPTVPPQDTALLALTSSALVIIVLVLLALSIIYCKRFWKSQCQRVFLRTQNFSGQRATFPTAAAPGRFLCEEQMSGPCCLGVKNLSPCYRQAEGPVEAVQFISDGEAVGLQLPSLQPEMDLPPAIAASTASKAQLGRSLLESQPLIRASGHGDCLEGVLPPPAPRQGTVEALAPLSSCASEMQHKWPHAPVECTELDLQKFSSQAEFVGAERLEDTAGRAGRRIPAESSAGVQERAHHLPTAETPPGEQPVDDAQSLVTQISSTASGLPIAELPHSLVQSLAFLLDPSLNGVKNFSHVALELGLMPQLLGRISGFEQLVAHFTSAGAVVTVPLLARVLQRLQRVDALLLLCDHFTLSPAPDRQR; encoded by the exons ATGGCCTGCCAAGAGAGCGAGTACCTGGATGACCAGAAGAAATGTGTCCCCTGCAGGAAGTGCATGCCCGGGCAGGAGCTTTCCAAG GACTGCGGTGATGGCAGCGGCGGGGACGCGCAGTGCGTGGCCTGCCCTCCCAGGAAGTTCAAGGACCGCTGGGGACACCACGGCTGCAAGCCCTGCCTGTCCTGTGCCCTCATCAACCGCGTGCAGAAATCCAACTGCACAGCCACGGCCGACGCTGTCTGCGGGGAGTGCCTGCCggg GTTCTACAGGAAGGCGCGGATCAGCGGGCAGCTGGAGTGGGAGTGCATCCCCTGCACCAAGCAGACGCCGTCCTCCGAGCCACAGT GTCGCTCCAGAACAAACCTGGTGAAGGTCGCTGTCCCTACTGTACCACCACAGGACACAGCCCTTCTTGCACTGACCAGCAGTGCCCTGGTCATCATCGTCCTGGTGCTTCTGGCACTTTCCATCATCTACTGCAAGCGATTCTGGAAAAGCCAGTGCCAGAGAG TCTTCCTGAGGACTCAGAACTTCTCAGGCCAGCGAGCAACGTTCCcaactgcagcagctcctggcaggttCCTGTGTGAGGAGCAGATGTCTGGACCCTGCTGCCTGGGTGTGAAGAATTTGAGCCCTTGCTACAGGCAGGCAGAAG GCCCCGTGGAAGCGGTGCAGTTCATTTCTGATGGGGAAGCCGTGGGTCTCCAGCTCCCCTCTCTCCAGCCAGAGATGGACTTGCCACCAGCCATCgcagccagcactgcctccaaggcccagctgggcaggagcctgCTGGAAAGCCAGCCCCTGATCCGGGCCTCGGGCCATGGGGACTGCCTGGAGGGGGTCctgccgccccccgcccccagGCAGGGCACGGTGGAGGCCCTGGCCCCCCTCTCCTCCTGCGCCTCCGAGATGCAGCACAAGTGGCCCCACGCGCCCGTGGAGTGCACTGAGCTGGACCTGCAGAAGTTCTCCAGCCAGGCGGAGTTTGTGGGTGCTGAGCGGCTGGAGGACACTGCCGGCCGGGCTGGGAGGAGGAttccagcagagagcagtgctggggtgcAGGAGAGGGCTCATCACCTGCCCACAGCTGAAACCCCACCTGGGGAGCAGCCG GTGGATGATGCCCAGAGCCTGGTGACTCAGATCAGCAGCACGGCCAGTG GTCTCCCCATAGCAGAGCTGCCCCATTCCTTGGTGCAGTCTCTGGCCTTCCTATTGGACCCTTCCTTGAACGGAGTAAAGAACTTCAGCCACgtggctctggagctggggctgatgCCGCAGCTGCTGGGGCGGATCTCGGGCTTTGAGCAGCTGGTGGCACACTTCACCTCTGCAGGAGCCGTGGTCACCGTCCCTCTGCTGGCGCGGGTGCTGCAGCGGCTCCAGCGCGTCGacgccctgctgctgctctgtgaccACTTCACGCTGAGCCCCGCGCCCGACCGCCAGCGCTAG